GCCAACTTTTTCTGGATTATTTCGCCAAACACCAGCACCGGGTGGTGCGCAGCTCCTCCCTGGTGCCCCAGGACGACCCCACCCTGCTCTTCACCAACGCCGGCATGGTCCAGTTCAAGCGCACCTTCCTCGGCGAGGAGAAGCGGGACTACGAGCGCGCCGTCACCTCGCAGAAATGCGTGCGGGCCGGCGGCAAGCACAACGATCTGGAAAACGTGGGCTACACCGCCCGGCACCACACCTTCTTCGAGATGCTGGGCAATTTCTCCTTCATGGACTACTTCAAGGAGAAGGCCATCGCCTTTGCCTGGGATCTCCTCACCAACGGCTACCATCTACCCGTTGACAAGCTCTGGGTCTCCATCTACCTCGACGACGACGAGGCCCATGACATCTGGCAGCGCCAGATCGGGGTGCCGGCAGAAAGGATCCTGCGCTTCGGCGAAAAAGACAATTTCTGGGCCATGGGCGACACCGGGCCCTGCGGCCCCTGCTCCGAGATCCACATCGACCGGGGCGCGGCCCACGGCTGCGGCAAGCCGGACTGCCAGCTGGGGTGCGAGTGCGACCGCTTCTTGGAGATCTGGAACCTGGTCTTCATGCAGTTCAACCGCGACGCCGACGGTCGGATGACCCCCCTGCCCAAGCCCAGCATCGACACCGGGATGGGCCTGGAACGGGTCGTCTCCATCCTGCAAAACACCCCCACCAACTATGAGACCGACCTGCTGCTGCCCATCATCGGCAAGGTCGAGGAGATGACCGCCAAGCGCCTGGGCGCCTCGGCCGAAGCCGATGTGGCGATGAAGGTGATCGCCGACCACAGCCGGGCCACGGCCTTTTTGATCGGCGACGGGGTGCTGCCCTCCAACGAGGGCCGCGGCTACGTCCTGCGGCGCATCATGCGCCGGGCGATCCGCTACGGCCGCAACATCGGGCTGCTCAAACCGTTCCTGCACGAAACCGCCGGGGTGGTCTTCGACATCATGAAGACCGCCTACCCGGAGCTGGGGGAGGCCCGGGCGTTCATCACCAACGTCATCCAAAACGAGGAGCTGCGCTTCTCCGAAACCCTGGACCATGGGCTCAAACTCCTCAACGACACCCTCTCCGAGCTGCGCGCCAAGGGGGTCGACACCGTCCCCGGCGAGGTCATCTTCAAATTGTACGACACCTTCGGCTTCCCGGTGGACATCGTGCGCGACGTGGTCCGCGACCGGGGCATGACCCTGGACATGCCGGCCTTCGATGGCGAAATGGCCAAGCAGCGCGAAAAGTCGCGCTCGGTGGCCGCCTTCACTCAGATCAGCGAAGCCTACCGCGGCCTCTCGGCCCAGGGCGTGAGCCCCCGCTTCGTGGGCTACGAGAATCTCTCGGGTAAGGCGCAGGTGCTGCTGATCGTGCGCGACGGCGCGGAGGTCGAAAGCGCCCGGGCCGGCGAGACCGTCGAGGTGGTCACCAGCGAAACCCCGTTTTACGGCGAATCCGGCGGCCAGGTGGGCGAC
This sequence is a window from Desulfobacteraceae bacterium. Protein-coding genes within it:
- the alaS gene encoding alanine--tRNA ligase; translation: MTGNEARQLFLDYFAKHQHRVVRSSSLVPQDDPTLLFTNAGMVQFKRTFLGEEKRDYERAVTSQKCVRAGGKHNDLENVGYTARHHTFFEMLGNFSFMDYFKEKAIAFAWDLLTNGYHLPVDKLWVSIYLDDDEAHDIWQRQIGVPAERILRFGEKDNFWAMGDTGPCGPCSEIHIDRGAAHGCGKPDCQLGCECDRFLEIWNLVFMQFNRDADGRMTPLPKPSIDTGMGLERVVSILQNTPTNYETDLLLPIIGKVEEMTAKRLGASAEADVAMKVIADHSRATAFLIGDGVLPSNEGRGYVLRRIMRRAIRYGRNIGLLKPFLHETAGVVFDIMKTAYPELGEARAFITNVIQNEELRFSETLDHGLKLLNDTLSELRAKGVDTVPGEVIFKLYDTFGFPVDIVRDVVRDRGMTLDMPAFDGEMAKQREKSRSVAAFTQISEAYRGLSAQGVSPRFVGYENLSGKAQVLLIVRDGAEVESARAGETVEVVTSETPFYGESGGQVGDQGEITAPQLKMTVSTTVKDPTGMIIHKGEITAGTLRKGDAVTLTVDGEKRRATACNHTATHILHAVLRRVLGDHVRQAGSLVAPERLRFDFTHFSQVTPADLDRIETLVNDRIRENLPAETAEMAADEALKSGATALFEEKYGDRVRVVSLADFSQELCGGTHTERTGNIGVFKIVMEASVAAGVRRIEAMTGAAALAYLQQQAHIVQNAARLLKDKPEGLIQRIEGLLSNQKALEREVERLSGQLASASASDAEKAVRTINGVKVLASRVNADSPGALRELADRFKEKLQSGVVVLGAASGPKALLIAAVTKDLTGRFHAGNIVKAVAALVGGGGGGRPDMAQAGGTQPENLDAALEKVYELVQG